The window AACCGAATTGCTCCCATCCTAATCCTGAAATCAGCAAGGAGGTCAAGCTAGGCGACGTAGCGAAAGACCTGAACAAAATCAAGAGGCAGAACATGATCACCCACATCCTACTCGGCACGGTCATTGTCATGACTGCCGTCTGGCAATTCAACGAGGTgtcgttcctcctcgccgtgAAGAGAAAGCTTAGCAATCCTTTCAAGTCCTTGGGGGACTTGATCAAGAGTTCGCTGAAGGGGGGAGGGAAGCCGATGATCGAGGCGCCACCGCTGCCTCCAGTCGGCGTCCCGGATGTTACCCGGAATGATTTGCCATTGCTACTCATCAGCAACGGCAATGGCAACAATGATGACTGAGAATTAGTGAGATAGTTATGCCCACAAAGGTATGAAAGGGCAACTCCTCAATGGAAAATTGGAAATGCTGTTTGTTGGTTTCTTTATTTGTTGCAGACTTTTATGTTGATCTTGGTATCAAGTGGAAATGTGCACCTTTTTAAGGATTGAAAGCAAGTGCACGTTTCTTCACTTGTTGTAaagatatttgaattttttgttATTAAGCAGTTAGTTTGTCAACTTTAAATAGCTTAATCATCTCAGGCTCTCAGCCACAATTGGTTGTCCTGTCCGGGACTGACGTTCCGTGAGTTTGCTGTTTTCAAGTAAGATGCAATGACAACTGAAAACTTGCTCGGTCCTCTGAACTGTTCTTCTTTTGCTCAACGGCCATAAAACAGAGAACTCCAAGCTCCGTCCCAATATGTAGAAATAGCTAAATTTTGAGGCTGGGTTAGTAGTCGTAATTTCGTGAAGAAAGTATACATGCAGAAATTGCAGATACTATACGCGGTGTTCAGTTAACCCGCAGTGTGGCTACTGACAAGCAAGTCAATGGGATTATGCGAACCTTCCGATTCCCGCAGGCCCAAGAAATCTACTGGGATTCAGGAAGGAGCATACAGTCGATGCGTGGTAATACACCGATTAAACATCGAAAATGCTTGAAGTCGGACAACCGGTGCGGGGGAGccggatcgggcgctccccccgcgcgcccctcccaCCACGTGCGTACCTGTTGAGCCCACCCACTTCTCTCTCATTTTTAGaaagatgtttcacctagtgtacttacaatgtttcactatttatttATAGATATATTGTtgcagttaattaaaatactctattccaaaaaaaaacccacatattttggaaactttctattaagggaatttggtttattttttgtcccaaaaaaatatttcacctagtgtactcccaatgtttcactatgtatagatctaatgttgcagtgaacgaaacattccattgcaataaaaaaacccacatattttggaaaccccatattaagggaatttggtttattttttttccacaaaaaatgtttcacctactGTACTtccaatgtttcactatatatagatctaatgttgcagtgaacgaaacattccattgcaataaaaaacccacatattttggaaaccccatattaagggaatttggtttattttttgttccaccgaaaaatgtttcacctaatgtactcacaatgcttcactatgtatagatctaatgttgcagtgaacgaaacattccattgcaataaaaaaacccacatattttggaaaccccatattaagggaatttggtttattttttttccacaaaaaatgtttcacctactGTACTtccaatgtttcactatatatagatctaatgttgcagtgaacgaaacattccattgcaataaaaaacccacatattttggaaaccccatattaagggaatttgttttttttttccaccgaaaaatgtttcacctaatggGCCACTTATCTCTCCTTTTTTTAGaaagatgtttcacctagtgtacttacaaTATTTCACTATTTATTTATAGATTTATTGTtgcagttaattaaaatactctattccaacaaaaaacccacatattttggaaactttctattaagggaatttggtttattttttgttccacagaaaatgtttcacctacTGTACTCCCAATGTTtaactatatatagatctaatgttgcagtgaacgaaacattccattgcaataaaaaacccacatattttggaaaccccatattaagggaatttggtttattttttgttccaccgaaaaatgtttcacctaatgtactcacaatgcttcactatgtatagatctaatgttgcagtgaacgaaacattccattgcaataaaaaaacccacatattttggaaaccccgtattaagggaatttgatttattttttgttccaccgaaaaatgtttcacctaatgtactcacaatgttttactatgtatagatctaat of the Oryza sativa Japonica Group chromosome 2, ASM3414082v1 genome contains:
- the LOC4329447 gene encoding uncharacterized protein; amino-acid sequence: MDPETAAFVGRDIDAATNGGEVAEERRRKVELVQEAIRELLEEKRTGERRRRQGGDGGGEEARRDHEEEEDDLLSSLLSKVDALQNDAALEQVKPNCSHPNPEISKEVKLGDVAKDLNKIKRQNMITHILLGTVIVMTAVWQFNEVSFLLAVKRKLSNPFKSLGDLIKSSLKGGGKPMIEAPPLPPVGVPDVTRNDLPLLLISNGNGNNDD